The following coding sequences lie in one Chionomys nivalis chromosome 8, mChiNiv1.1, whole genome shotgun sequence genomic window:
- the Rusf1 gene encoding RUS family member 1 isoform X2, with amino-acid sequence MADSASLRMQLCTEQFGSRAPRGCRAAADGSLQWDGARRWGWLSRAPTAKPGQDTGSGGPWAALPALSGLRAVLLPQGFPDSVSPDYLPYQLWDSVQAFASSLSGSLATQAVLQGLGVGDAKASVSAATSTWLLKDSTGMLGRIIFAWWKGSKLDCNAKQWRLFADVLNDIAMFLEIMAPMYPVFFTMTVSISNLAKCIVGVAGGATRAALTMHQARRNNMADVSAKDSSQETVVNLAGLLVSLLMLPLVSDCPSLSFGCFILLTALHIYANYRAVRALVLETLNESRLQLVLKHFLQRGEVLEPASANQMEPLWTGFWPSLSLSLGVPLHHLVSSVSELKQLIEGHREPYLLRWNQSHRKQVLTISDGLWCVKGEITSWRLLWNCPWKLSISVC; translated from the exons ATGGCTGACTCTGCGAGCTTGCGAATGCAGCTGTGCACAGAACAGTTCGGCTCCCGAGCCCCGCGCGGCTGCCGCGCTGCCGCCGACGGGAGCCTGCAGTGGGACGGGGCTCGGCGCTGGGGCTGGCTCTCCCGGGCCCCGACAGCGAAACCCGGGCAGGACACGGGAAGCGGGGGACCCTGGGCAGCGCTGCCCGCGCTTTCGGGCCTCAGAGCCGTGCTGCTGCCTCAGGGCTTCCCCGATAGCGTCAGTCCGGATTACCTGCCCTACCAGCTGTGGGATTCGGTGCAG GCCTTTGCTTCCAGCCTCTCCGGCTCCCTAGCCACCCAGGCAGTGTTGCAGGGCTTGGGGGTAGGCGACGCAAAAGCCTCTGTTTCAGCTGCCACGTCTACCTGGCTCCTGAAAG ATTCCACGGGCATGCTGGGCCGCATCATCTTTGCCTGGTGGAAGGG GAGCAAATTGGACTGTAACGCAAAGCAGTGGAG GCTCTTTGCTGATGTCCTCAACGATATAGCAATGTTCCTGGAGATTATGGCTCCTATGTACCCAGTCTTTTTCACCATGACTGTCAGTATCAGCAACCTAGCCAAG TGCATTGTGGGTGTGGCTGGTGGGGCCACTCGAGCTGCGCTGACCATGCACCAGGCCCGAAGAAACAACATGGCTGATGTGTCAGCTAAGGACAGCAGCCAG GAGACAGTGGTGAACCTAGCTGGGCTCCTCGTCAGCCTGTTGATGCTTCCTCTGGTATCAGACTGTCCGAG CCTCAGCTTTGGATGTTTCATCCTCCTGACTGCCCTCCACATCTACGCCAACTACCGGGCAGTCCGAGCCCTCGTCCTGGAGACTTTGAATGAAAGCCGGCTCCAGCTGGTCCTAAAGCACTTCCTTCAGAGGGGAGAAGTACTTGAGCCTGCTTCAGCCAATCAGATGGAGCCATTGTGGACAG GTTTCTGGCcatccctgtctctgtccctgggTGTTCCGCTACACCACTTGGTCTCCAG TGTCTCCGAGCTGAAGCAGCTCATCGAAGGGCATCGGGAACCCTACCTCCTTCGCTGGAACCAGTCACACA GGAAACAAGTCCTTACGATTTCTGATGGTTTGTGGTGTGTGAAGGGAGAAATTACCTCTTGGAGGCTACTGTGGAATTGTCCTTGGAAATTGAGCATTTCAGTTTGCTAA
- the Rusf1 gene encoding RUS family member 1 isoform X1, whose protein sequence is MADSASLRMQLCTEQFGSRAPRGCRAAADGSLQWDGARRWGWLSRAPTAKPGQDTGSGGPWAALPALSGLRAVLLPQGFPDSVSPDYLPYQLWDSVQAFASSLSGSLATQAVLQGLGVGDAKASVSAATSTWLLKDSTGMLGRIIFAWWKGSKLDCNAKQWRLFADVLNDIAMFLEIMAPMYPVFFTMTVSISNLAKCIVGVAGGATRAALTMHQARRNNMADVSAKDSSQETVVNLAGLLVSLLMLPLVSDCPSLSFGCFILLTALHIYANYRAVRALVLETLNESRLQLVLKHFLQRGEVLEPASANQMEPLWTGFWPSLSLSLGVPLHHLVSSVSELKQLIEGHREPYLLRWNQSHNQVQVALSQVAGPEAILRAATHGLVLGALQEDGPLPKELAELREQARAGPKKENWVLVRETHQVLDTLFPKFLKGLQAAGWKTEKHHLEVDEWRATWPLSPEKKVL, encoded by the exons ATGGCTGACTCTGCGAGCTTGCGAATGCAGCTGTGCACAGAACAGTTCGGCTCCCGAGCCCCGCGCGGCTGCCGCGCTGCCGCCGACGGGAGCCTGCAGTGGGACGGGGCTCGGCGCTGGGGCTGGCTCTCCCGGGCCCCGACAGCGAAACCCGGGCAGGACACGGGAAGCGGGGGACCCTGGGCAGCGCTGCCCGCGCTTTCGGGCCTCAGAGCCGTGCTGCTGCCTCAGGGCTTCCCCGATAGCGTCAGTCCGGATTACCTGCCCTACCAGCTGTGGGATTCGGTGCAG GCCTTTGCTTCCAGCCTCTCCGGCTCCCTAGCCACCCAGGCAGTGTTGCAGGGCTTGGGGGTAGGCGACGCAAAAGCCTCTGTTTCAGCTGCCACGTCTACCTGGCTCCTGAAAG ATTCCACGGGCATGCTGGGCCGCATCATCTTTGCCTGGTGGAAGGG GAGCAAATTGGACTGTAACGCAAAGCAGTGGAG GCTCTTTGCTGATGTCCTCAACGATATAGCAATGTTCCTGGAGATTATGGCTCCTATGTACCCAGTCTTTTTCACCATGACTGTCAGTATCAGCAACCTAGCCAAG TGCATTGTGGGTGTGGCTGGTGGGGCCACTCGAGCTGCGCTGACCATGCACCAGGCCCGAAGAAACAACATGGCTGATGTGTCAGCTAAGGACAGCAGCCAG GAGACAGTGGTGAACCTAGCTGGGCTCCTCGTCAGCCTGTTGATGCTTCCTCTGGTATCAGACTGTCCGAG CCTCAGCTTTGGATGTTTCATCCTCCTGACTGCCCTCCACATCTACGCCAACTACCGGGCAGTCCGAGCCCTCGTCCTGGAGACTTTGAATGAAAGCCGGCTCCAGCTGGTCCTAAAGCACTTCCTTCAGAGGGGAGAAGTACTTGAGCCTGCTTCAGCCAATCAGATGGAGCCATTGTGGACAG GTTTCTGGCcatccctgtctctgtccctgggTGTTCCGCTACACCACTTGGTCTCCAG TGTCTCCGAGCTGAAGCAGCTCATCGAAGGGCATCGGGAACCCTACCTCCTTCGCTGGAACCAGTCACACA ACCAGGTCCAGGTTGCTCTGAGCCAAGTGGCTGGCCCTGAGGCTATCTTACGGGCTGCCACTCACGGGCTGGTTCTTGGAGCCCTGCAGGAAGATGGACCCCTTCCAAAAGAGCTCGCAGAGCTGAGGGAGCAGGCTCGGGCTG GtcctaagaaagaaaactgggttCTCGTCAGGGAGACACATCAAGTGTTGGACACGCTATTCCCAAAGTTCTTGAAAG GACTGCAGGCTGCTGGCTGGAAGACTGAGAAACACCATTTAGAAGTGGATGAGTGGAGGGCCACATGGCCCCTGTCTCCAGAAAAGAAGGTCTTATGA
- the Ahsp gene encoding alpha-hemoglobin-stabilizing protein produces MSSPNGLAWHASSREASPPTISTPGRPITLLQDLEAGRFRLKLALDSAYLPLSAEDTPTLKSVAEATSAPLDLKMAPFQTNKELISTGIKEFNVLLNQQVFNDPLIPEESMVIVVDDWVNLYINYYKNHVLGEQQEKDKVLQELQQELSTLGSQFLTKYRTILKTREPSNRELPSS; encoded by the exons ATGAGTTCACCCAATGGCCTTGCTTGGCATGCAAG CTCCAGGGAAGCCTCACCGCCCACCATCTCCACCCCAGGACGACCTATCACGCTCCTTCAGGACCTCGAAGCAGGGCGTTTCCGTCTTAAGCTAGCTCTGGACTCTGCTTACCTCCCGCTCAGTGCAGAGGACACGCCAACCCTGAAGAGTGTGGCTGAGGCAACTTCAGCACCTTTGGACTTGAAG ATGGCCCCTTTCCAGACCAATAAGGAACTGATTTCTACAGGGATAAAGGAGTTTAATGTTCTGCTGAATCAGCAG gTCTTTAATGACCCTCTCATCCCTGAAGAGAGCATGGTGATTGTGGTGGATGACTGGGTAAACCTGTACATCAACTATTACAAGAACCACGTGCTTGGGGAGcagcaggaaaaagacaaggtgcTGCAAGAACTCCAGCAAGAGCTGAGTACTTTGGGCAGTCAGTTTCTGACCAAATATAGGACCATTCTGAAGACCAGAGAGCCCTCAAACAGAGAACTGCCCTCCTCATAG